One Apis cerana isolate GH-2021 linkage group LG15, AcerK_1.0, whole genome shotgun sequence DNA window includes the following coding sequences:
- the LOC107997975 gene encoding RRP12-like protein has translation MGKFGPRLGSRKNAKRWSKGQSSSSNPETKKHREQATCLFFKDPTGKPGITKEDLQKHNAIQGIEPQFEKLGLDEESNWENTTENTADTFATNYSNCSNVSFSRFLNHFQSNSVLHKEMLAVLSAVTEVIKQNGGNESSTEYFAALMSTLEAIESETSIAATLSLLGMGLKTVPKNVLNIQFGAASKIFLDILVKHATSDEFLILRHCIHCLCLLLRVLEPAAWSNSSTVQVLESVLSFVVYCKPKVRKSAQHGICAILKGSDIMKADNPPQYHPATPYIAKFCISQLQLDSESSGVTNVLHILTLLKDIFHHLPTNYVKIISESLLTLMTLKNVLVTSCCLQAFHGLFVSRPPKTVLSTQINGQIITALYDYQPPSSDTQPTLAWLTVMQEAHLNLANISLNLCAVLLPRLFEKCMQLWLSDKSKIIAGSSNTVKLLLQDCISKMCENEETVKSFKDTIDQIIFMMYNALGYQYLEAWYHILHLIALLFQIVGKPKSKQLMDILKRLADLRDSYNFASKNDAEYAIGAAIRTLGPEAVLNLIPLKASDNVINLKRTWLLPLLKDCVIGGSLTFFTETLLPLVSFCEKKATEPIGGKTYEFLICQIWAILPSICNNATDVKENFKNIARLLGTTFNEKKELRMSIMSALRRLIIKAVEDDDKEDISELARFAKNYLPLFLNLYTTKPNGTDEEGQRFATFDTMKVYLTITNKELIHELFDRALCRLKELNADDFFKESVHDIIRLFVEYTDIDRLKTFYDMCILSIKESSNIKEQKKAYRFLEEICGSEKETCKEFVSQYRREIQKLLISSATEVAKPSRGARIRCLTHLIKIHPQLEKTKFLEAIVPETVIYLKDINLKCRTSAYQLLNAIAEKFLENPTHLKDYVNMLIVGLGGVQKYCAASILALASITYHYNGSLGVDTIKEILEHTCKLVTCPTREIVEAALSYIKVYITVMPSPIVASTLTKLMDAICGMTDDCHRHFRQKVRDILVKLLRKYGMDTISVMIPVSNTILHKRLKNMNKVEEAKKKKKEMKKSNQQEIDEDNEFNPKRRPKSIEDILADSEDEFEEMENKEPKKKNRTLRKEVWIQENEEIVDLVDPAAARNISTTQPRVLNSKTIAKPKDRGFKTSSDGRLIITLDNEKADETEINKKKKSPLLLHSDSENDYEESNDDAESVITLQTMNRKRKFSENNDNISVRSGSTLKYQAGGSGIHRQLKKAKMEHCIPGAEYKAPKAGGDIKKKGKPDPYAYIPLSRAALNKRKKKKNVTKFQNIIKGAKKGAKTGMKNRKN, from the exons atgggGAAATTCGGACCACGATTAGGTAGCCGAAAGAATGCGAAACGATGGTCAAAAGGACAAAGTTCCAGTTCTAATCCTGAAACTAAAAAACATCGAGAACAAGCaacatgtttattttttaaggatCCTACAg gaaAACCTGGTATAACGAAGGAGGATTTACAAAAACATAATGCTATTCAAGGAATTGAGCCTCAATTTGAAAAACTTGGTCTTGATGAAGAAAGTAATTGGGAAAATACTACAGAAAATACTGCAGATACATTTGCTACTAATTATAGTAATTGTTCAAATGTATCGTTTAGtag atttttaaatcattttcaatcaaattcaGTGTTGCATAAAGAAATGTTAGCTGTATTATCTGCAGTTACAGaagttataaaacaaaatggtGGAAATGAATCTTCTACAGAATATTTTGCTGCATtg atgagTACTTTGGAAGCAATTGAATCAGAAACATCAATTGCAGctacattatcattattaggCATGGGTTTAAAAACTGTACCAaagaatgttttaaatattcaatttggaGCTGcaagtaaaattttcttagataTTCTTGTCAAACATGCAACATCAGATGAGTTTTTGATACTTCgacat TGTATTCATTGTTTATGTTTATTGCTTCGAGTATTAGAACCAGCTGCATGGTCTAATTCATCTACAGTACAAGTATTAGAGTCCGTTTTATCATTTGTTGTATATTGTAAACCAAAAGTGAGGAAATCGGCACAACATGGAATTTGTGCCATATTAAaag gAAGTGATATCATGAAAGCTGATAATCCACCACAATATCATCCAGCTACAccatatattgcaaaattttgcaTTAGCCAATTACAACTTGATTCTGAATCCAGTGGAGTTACAAATGTTCTTCATATTCTCACattattgaaagatattttccaTCATTTACCTACAAATTATGTAAAg aTAATTAGTGAATCTTTATTGACACTTAtgacattaaaaaatgtattagtaACCTCATGTTGTTTACAAGCCTTTCATGGTTTGTTTGTTTCTCGACCACCAAAAACTGTTCTTTCAACACAAATAAATGGACAAATTATTACTGCTCTTTATGATTATCAACCTCCATCAAGTGATACACAACCAACTTTAGCATGGCTGACTGTTATGCAAGAAGCACATTTAAATTTAGccaa catttctttgaatttatgtGCAGTTCTTCTTCcaagattatttgaaaaatgtatgCAGTTATGGCTTtcagataaatcaaaaattatagctGGCTCTTCAAAtacagtaaaattattattacaggaTTGTATTAGTAAAATGtgtgaaaatgaagaaacagtaaaaag ttttaaagatactattgatcaaataatttttatgatgtaTAATGCATTGGGTTATCAATATTTGGAAGCATGGTATCACATTCTTCATTTAATAGCCTTACTTTTCCAG atagttGGTAAACCAAAAAGTAAACAATTAatggatatattaaaaagattagcTGATTTACGTGACTCTTATAATTTTGCATCAAAAAATGATGCTGAATATGCTATTGGAGCTGCAATAAGAACTCTAGGACCAGAAGcagtattaaatttgattccaTTGAAA gcATCggataatgtaattaatttaaaaagaacttGGTTACTACCATTATTGAAGGATTGTGTAATAGGTGGATCACTTACTTTCTTCACAGAAACATTATTACCTCTTGTTTCATTCTGCGA aaaaaaagcGACCGAACCTATAGGAGGAAAAACTTACGAGTTTCTCATTTGCCAAATCTGGGCTATTTTACCAAGTATATGCAACAATGCCACtgatgtaaaagaaaattttaag aatattgcTCGATTACTAGGAACAACTTTcaatgagaaaaaagaattaagaatgtCAATAATGAGTGCCTTACGaaggttaataataaaagcagTCGAAGATGATGATAAAGAAGATATATCTGAATTAGCTAGATTtgcaaagaattatttaccactgtttttaaatttatatactactAAACCAAACGGAACTGATGAAGAAGGACAACGTTTCGCAACATTTGATACAATGAAG gtATATCTTACAATTACAAATAAGGAGTTAATACATGAATTATTTGATCGAGCATTATGTAGATTAAAAGAACTTAATGCTGacgattttttcaaagaaagtgttcatgatataataagattatttgttgaatataCTGATATTGAtagattaaaaactttttatgatATGTgcatattatctattaaagaaagttcaaatattaaggaacaaaaaaaagcatatag atttttggaAGAAATATGTGGCagtgaaaaagaaacgtgCAAAGAGTTTGTAAGTCAATATAGAcgtgaaatacaaaaattattaatatcctcAGCCACTGAAGTTGCAAAACCAAGCAGAGga gcTCGAATAAGATGTTTAACTCATCTTATCAAAATTCATCCACAATTAGAAAAAACTAAATTCTTAGAAGCCATTGTTCCTGAAacagtaatatatttaaaggatataaatttaaaatgtcgaACGTCTGCGTACCAATTATTAAATGCTATTGctgagaaatttttagaaaatcctACACATCTTAAAGATTATGTTAATATGCTAATAGTTGGTTTAGGTGGTGTACAAAAGTATTGTGCTGCATCTATATTAGCACTTGCCTCTATTACTTATCATTATAatg GGTCTTTGGGTGTAGACacaatcaaagaaattttagaacataCATGCAAACTTGTTACATGTCCTACAAGAGAAATTGTAGAAGCCGCATTATCATAcattaaagtttatattactGTGATGCCGTCTCCTATTGTTGCTTCGACTTTAACTAAATTA atggATGCTATATGTGGGATGACTGATGATTGTCATAGACATTTTCGACAGAAAGTACGcgatattttagtaaaattattgagaaaatacGGAATGGATACAATTTCTGTCATGATTCCAGTCTCGAACACGATATTGcataaaagattgaaaaatatgaataaagttgaagaagcaaagaaaaaaaagaaagagatgaaAAAATCAAACCAACAAGAAATCGATGaagataatgaatttaatccaAAAAGAAGACCAAAaag tatagaGGATATACTGGCGGATAGTGAAGATGAATttgaagaaatggaaaataaagaaccgaagaaaaaaaatagaacattGAGAAAGGAAGTTTGGAttcaagaaaatgaagaaattgttGATCTCGTAGATCCAGCAGCTGCTCGAAATATATCAA cAACACAACCTAGAGTCTTAAATTCCAAAACAATTGCAAAACCAAAAGATCGTGGATTCAAAACTTCATCAGATGGACGTCTTATTATCACACTAGATAATGAAAAAGCTGATGAAAcggaaattaataagaaaaagaaatctccaTTATTATTGCACAGTGATTCAGAAAATGATTatg AAGAAAGCAATGATGACGCTGAATCAGTAATTACATTACAAACAATGAATAGAAAACGTAAATTTAGTGAAAATAATGACAACATTAGTGTAAGGAGTGGATCCACATTAAAATATCAAG CGGGAGGATCTGGAATACATCGGCAAttgaaaaaagcaaaaatggAACATTGTATTCCAGGAGCAGAATACAAAGCACCAAAAGCTGGAggtgatattaaaaagaaaggcaAACCAGATCCATATGCTTATATACCTCTATCAAGAGCAGCATTAAATAaaag aaaaaagaaaaaaaatgtaactaaatttcagaatattattaaaggagCAAAAAAAGGTGCAAAAACaggaatgaaaaatagaaaaaattag
- the LOC107997978 gene encoding lymphocyte cytosolic protein 2 isoform X2: MLWNLWTFVEEVRKTPEKFVEEKILESQSNEDHLSDTGSWGTDFEDETNEENTLSETQRISGSNYESKSNQKVLENNADLKQKDIQTEKVSKQEEEETYVNCGLTIDENTYANCQETVPLKNASRLHNQGEKSLAEQLKEQLQFINTKKPIMGPKPELLQTKNVEVSVLNRTQPRKSFLHNTKTKSNNLTQTQKRMTVPPPPQPVKNKDQMVIIEKSNKDQTKPPATLRNLDLVANLPTKTEESEDEYESFDEQIIEQNQKKNMLRVDSKQSLTSGHQSSVESVYQPPSVTSYEEEEEHYDIYESITETPDDNGYYLNPIQRPANVKTPPPLPAKPPQSSATPSPTPSRTDIEKLKERSPEKKSATLPHSNSNTSLLSERATRPLPPPPERQSYIDKPWFHNVTREQATTLIKEQSTYGNSQDGYFLLRPSTTNVNNPLALVLWYRDRVYNVPVRKRPDNRYALGSAKVNEQSFSNVEEIVMFYTREELVLHSGGVEMGSTKLTDTPPK; this comes from the exons ATGCTGTG GAATCTTTGGACATTCGTAGAGGAAGTGAGAAAAACACCAGAAAAATTTGTAGAAGAAAAGATTCTTGAATCCCAATCGAACGAAGATCATTTAAGCGACACCGGCTCCTGGGGGACCGATTTCGAGGATGAAACAAATGAGGAGAATACTTTATCAGAAACTCAGAGAATTTCCGGATCAAATTATGAATCTAAAAGTAATCAGAAAGTTTTAGAGAACAATGCAGATCTTAAACAGAAAGATATACAAACAGAGAAAGTATCGAagcaagaggaagaagaaacttATGTGAATTGCGGTCTTACGATTGATGAGAATACATATGCGAATTGTCAAGAAACTGTGCCATTGAAGAATGCGTCCAGATTGCATAATCAAGGAGAAAAATCATTAGCTGAACAACTTAAGGAGcaattgcaatttataaataccaaAAAGCCAATAATGGGGCCAAAACCTGAATTATTGCAAACAAAAAATGTAGAGGTTTCAGTTTTAAATCGAACTCAACCTCGGAAATCGTTTCTTCATAATACAAAGACCAAATCGAATAATCTTACTCAAACGCAAA AAAGAATGACGGTGCCTCCTCCACCACAGccagtaaaaaataaagatcaaatGGTGATTATCGAGAAATCGAACAAAGATCAAACAAAACCTCCTGCAACGCTCAGAAATCTCGATCTAGTTGCCAATTTACCCACAAAGACAGAAGAAAGCGAAGATGAATACGAGTCATTCGATGAACaaataattgaacaaaatcaaaaaaaaaatatgttgagAGTGGACAGTAAGCAATCATTGACTAGTGGTCATCAGAGTTCTGTGGAAAGTGTTTACCAACCACCAAGTGTTACAAgttatgaagaagaagaagaacactaTGATATTTATGAATCAATCACGGAAACA cCAGACGATAATGGATACTATTTAAATCCTATTCAGAGGCCGGCTAATGTGAAAACACCCCCACCATTGCCAGCCAAACCTCCTCAATCATCGGCTACCCCCTCTCCAACTCCCTCTCGAacagatatagaaaaattaaaag AGAGATCTCCTGAAAAAAAATCGGCTACATTACCTCATTCTAACAGTAATACTTCTCTATTGTCGGAAAGAGCTACGAGACCATTACCACCGCCTCCAGAGAGACAATCTTACATCGACAAACCTTGGTTCCACAACGTTACCAGAGAGCAAGCAACAACTCTTATTAAAGAAC AAAGTACTTACGGTAACTCACAAGACGGATACTTCCTTCTGAGACCATCCACGACAAATGTGAATAACCCTTTGGCTTTGGTCCTTTGGTACAGGGATAGAGTATATAATGTTCCAGTCAGGAAAAGGCCTGACAATAG gtATGCATTAGGTTCTGCAAAAGTAAATGAGCAATCGTTTTCTAATGTGGAGGAGATCGTGATGTTTTATACAAGAGAAGAATTAGTTCTTCATAGCGGTGGCGTGGAAATGGGAAGCACAAAATTAACGGATACTCCgcctaaataa
- the LOC107997980 gene encoding glutaredoxin 3: MSVTNLNSQQEYENYVKSQDLSVIHFYAPWADQCSQINDVIEEMSKLTEYKEVKFAKIEAEKIPDVSLKAGISAVPTIIFTRNDTILDRVDGANPSAIADKIKHQLSKKDSISIETYKPKENLEERLKKLINQAPCMLFMKGSPINPRCGFSRTIVSILDSYKADYQSFDILQDNDVREGLKKFSDWPTYPQLYINGELIGGLDIIKEMSESGELENMLPKKS; the protein is encoded by the exons ATGTCTGTCACTAATCTTAATTCTCAGCAAGAATACGAGAATTATGTTAA GTCACAAGATCTTTCTGTCATTCATTTCTACGCGCCATGGGCTGATCAATGTTCGCAGATAAATGATGTGATCGAAGAAATGAGCAAATTAACTGAATATAAAGAAGTTAAATTTGCTAAAATCGAAGCTGAAAAAATTCCTGATGTATCTTTAAAAGCTGGTATCAGTGCAGTACcaacaattattttcacaaGAAACGATACTATACTCGATAGAGTCGATGGAGCCAACCCTTCTGCTATAGCAGACAAAATCAAACATCAGTTATCCAAAAAAGATTCCATTTCAATTGAAACATATAAACCAAAAGAAAATCTtgaagaaagattaaaaaaattaataaatcaagcACCTTGTATGCTATTCATGAAAGGATCTCCGATAAATCCACGTTGTGGATTTTCTAGAACAATAGTTTCCATTTTAGATTCTTATAAAGCAGACTATCaatcatttgatattttacaagATAATGATGTTAGAGAAggacttaaaaaatttagtgaTTGGCCTACATATCCTCAGTTGTATATAAATGGAGAACTTATTGGAGGATTGGATATTATAAAGGAAATGAGTGAATCTGGAGAGCTAGAAAATATGTTGCCTAAGAAAAGTTAA
- the LOC107997978 gene encoding lymphocyte cytosolic protein 2 isoform X1, which yields MFKKLSRSDALENISNWSTNDVLCLLRKNGLDECCKAIAKRQIDGDELLHLTEGKLALWKSDLTRPLIWNLWTFVEEVRKTPEKFVEEKILESQSNEDHLSDTGSWGTDFEDETNEENTLSETQRISGSNYESKSNQKVLENNADLKQKDIQTEKVSKQEEEETYVNCGLTIDENTYANCQETVPLKNASRLHNQGEKSLAEQLKEQLQFINTKKPIMGPKPELLQTKNVEVSVLNRTQPRKSFLHNTKTKSNNLTQTQKRMTVPPPPQPVKNKDQMVIIEKSNKDQTKPPATLRNLDLVANLPTKTEESEDEYESFDEQIIEQNQKKNMLRVDSKQSLTSGHQSSVESVYQPPSVTSYEEEEEHYDIYESITETPDDNGYYLNPIQRPANVKTPPPLPAKPPQSSATPSPTPSRTDIEKLKERSPEKKSATLPHSNSNTSLLSERATRPLPPPPERQSYIDKPWFHNVTREQATTLIKEQSTYGNSQDGYFLLRPSTTNVNNPLALVLWYRDRVYNVPVRKRPDNRYALGSAKVNEQSFSNVEEIVMFYTREELVLHSGGVEMGSTKLTDTPPK from the exons ATGTTCAAAAAGTTGTCGCGAAGCGACGCCCTTGAGAATATATCCAATTGGAGTACCAATGATGTGTTGTGCCTGCTTCGAAAG aacGGTCTGGATGAATGTTGTAAAGCTATCGCAAAACGACAGATCGATGGTGACGAATTATTG CACTTGACGGAAGGGAAACTGGCGCTGTGGAAGAGTGACCTCACGCGTCCACTGATATG GAATCTTTGGACATTCGTAGAGGAAGTGAGAAAAACACCAGAAAAATTTGTAGAAGAAAAGATTCTTGAATCCCAATCGAACGAAGATCATTTAAGCGACACCGGCTCCTGGGGGACCGATTTCGAGGATGAAACAAATGAGGAGAATACTTTATCAGAAACTCAGAGAATTTCCGGATCAAATTATGAATCTAAAAGTAATCAGAAAGTTTTAGAGAACAATGCAGATCTTAAACAGAAAGATATACAAACAGAGAAAGTATCGAagcaagaggaagaagaaacttATGTGAATTGCGGTCTTACGATTGATGAGAATACATATGCGAATTGTCAAGAAACTGTGCCATTGAAGAATGCGTCCAGATTGCATAATCAAGGAGAAAAATCATTAGCTGAACAACTTAAGGAGcaattgcaatttataaataccaaAAAGCCAATAATGGGGCCAAAACCTGAATTATTGCAAACAAAAAATGTAGAGGTTTCAGTTTTAAATCGAACTCAACCTCGGAAATCGTTTCTTCATAATACAAAGACCAAATCGAATAATCTTACTCAAACGCAAA AAAGAATGACGGTGCCTCCTCCACCACAGccagtaaaaaataaagatcaaatGGTGATTATCGAGAAATCGAACAAAGATCAAACAAAACCTCCTGCAACGCTCAGAAATCTCGATCTAGTTGCCAATTTACCCACAAAGACAGAAGAAAGCGAAGATGAATACGAGTCATTCGATGAACaaataattgaacaaaatcaaaaaaaaaatatgttgagAGTGGACAGTAAGCAATCATTGACTAGTGGTCATCAGAGTTCTGTGGAAAGTGTTTACCAACCACCAAGTGTTACAAgttatgaagaagaagaagaacactaTGATATTTATGAATCAATCACGGAAACA cCAGACGATAATGGATACTATTTAAATCCTATTCAGAGGCCGGCTAATGTGAAAACACCCCCACCATTGCCAGCCAAACCTCCTCAATCATCGGCTACCCCCTCTCCAACTCCCTCTCGAacagatatagaaaaattaaaag AGAGATCTCCTGAAAAAAAATCGGCTACATTACCTCATTCTAACAGTAATACTTCTCTATTGTCGGAAAGAGCTACGAGACCATTACCACCGCCTCCAGAGAGACAATCTTACATCGACAAACCTTGGTTCCACAACGTTACCAGAGAGCAAGCAACAACTCTTATTAAAGAAC AAAGTACTTACGGTAACTCACAAGACGGATACTTCCTTCTGAGACCATCCACGACAAATGTGAATAACCCTTTGGCTTTGGTCCTTTGGTACAGGGATAGAGTATATAATGTTCCAGTCAGGAAAAGGCCTGACAATAG gtATGCATTAGGTTCTGCAAAAGTAAATGAGCAATCGTTTTCTAATGTGGAGGAGATCGTGATGTTTTATACAAGAGAAGAATTAGTTCTTCATAGCGGTGGCGTGGAAATGGGAAGCACAAAATTAACGGATACTCCgcctaaataa